The DNA window GCGCAGGTCATGCCCTCGACCGCCAGTTCAAGTGTGGCAGCCGCCGGCGGGGAGAAACTTGCCGAAACCTCATAGCCCACATCCTCCACGGCCTTGACGAGCGTGGAGGTATCGACCGGAGCCTTCGTGGTGATGCTCGCCTTTTCCGTCGCCAGGTTGACGACGGCATCGGCGACGCCAGGCACGGCCTTGAGGGCTCTTTCGACGCGACCAACGCAGGATGCGCAGGTCATTCCTTCAATGGGGAGCGATATCGTCCCATGCAAATCTGTTGCTTGAACGGGGGCATTCATAGCCGCCTCCTTTCTTGTCCCGAAATTCCAGTTCGGACAGAAGATGGGGCTTCCAACCATAGGAAGGTCAAGAGGTCGAAAAGCGAAAAATCGCTATTGACCTTCCTATGGTTGGAAGCCCCACATTCGGCGGTGTGAGACCGAAACAAGGAGAATTCTCATGGAACTCAGAATCGAGAACATGACCTGCGGCGGCTGCGCGAAATCCGTGACCAAGGCGATCCAGTCAGTCGACCCCAGCGCCAGGGTGGAAACGAATCCGGAGGCACGCGCGGTCAAGGTCGAGACGACGGCTACCGCGGAGGCTCTTCAGG is part of the Chelativorans sp. AA-79 genome and encodes:
- a CDS encoding heavy-metal-associated domain-containing protein, producing MELRIENMTCGGCAKSVTKAIQSVDPSARVETNPEARAVKVETTATAEALQEVLEEAGYPATVN